A single Micromonospora luteifusca DNA region contains:
- a CDS encoding C40 family peptidase, producing MPVATMPPHRHDLKVSARPGGLRRAAHRLLVLVAAAALGAGLLAAPAHAAPTVDELEAQIDKKWEQLEPTIEQYNKVRAQLKVNRQKSTDLQKKIEPLSLQSELALNRVGDLASRYYMSGPSHDIGALLVSAKPDTLTEQLTVLDRLAAQERKQVEGVLAVRAKYDGEKQKLDALIVTQTRQQNELAAKKKQIDAEIKQLEASMPKTTVVTAACPTINGVVSAAARTAIRTACGKVGKPYVWGATGPNSFDCSGLTQYAYKAAGISLTHHTGDQWNEGKAVSRADARPGDLVFFFSGLSHVGLYLGNNQMVHAPRAGKPVQVSSINTMPVAGFRRPG from the coding sequence GTGCCGGTGGCAACCATGCCCCCTCATCGTCACGACCTGAAAGTGTCTGCTCGGCCGGGTGGCCTGCGCCGCGCTGCCCACCGTCTGCTCGTCCTGGTCGCCGCCGCGGCGCTTGGCGCCGGTCTGCTGGCCGCGCCGGCACACGCCGCGCCCACGGTCGACGAGCTCGAGGCGCAGATCGACAAGAAGTGGGAGCAGTTGGAGCCCACCATCGAGCAGTACAACAAGGTCAGGGCGCAGCTGAAGGTCAATCGGCAGAAGTCGACGGACCTGCAGAAGAAGATCGAGCCGTTGTCGCTGCAGAGCGAGCTGGCGCTCAACCGGGTCGGCGACCTCGCCTCCCGCTACTACATGTCGGGCCCGTCGCACGACATCGGCGCGCTGCTGGTCAGCGCCAAGCCGGACACGCTCACCGAGCAGCTCACCGTCCTCGACCGGCTGGCCGCGCAGGAGCGCAAGCAGGTCGAGGGTGTGCTGGCCGTGCGGGCCAAGTACGACGGCGAGAAGCAGAAGCTCGACGCGCTGATCGTCACCCAGACCAGGCAGCAGAACGAGCTGGCCGCCAAGAAGAAGCAGATCGACGCCGAGATCAAGCAGCTCGAGGCGTCGATGCCCAAGACCACGGTCGTGACCGCGGCCTGCCCGACCATCAACGGGGTGGTGAGCGCGGCCGCCCGTACCGCGATCAGGACCGCCTGCGGCAAGGTCGGCAAGCCGTACGTCTGGGGTGCCACCGGCCCGAACTCGTTCGACTGCTCGGGGCTGACCCAGTACGCCTACAAGGCGGCCGGGATCAGCCTCACCCACCACACCGGTGACCAGTGGAACGAGGGCAAGGCCGTCTCACGAGCCGATGCCCGCCCCGGTGACCTGGTCTTCTTCTTCTCCGGCCTGAGTCATGTCGGGCTGTATCTGGGCAACAACCAGATGGTGCACGCTCCCCGAGCCGGTAAACCGGTGCAGGTGTCGAGCATCAACACGATGCCGGTCGCCGGGTTCCGCAGACCCGGCTGA
- a CDS encoding N-acetylmuramoyl-L-alanine amidase, with the protein MHHPTLSACRRTLLAAAVVAAATAVPLPASAAAAPTADRQQQYAAAAAEYGVPTDVLLGVSYLESRWDSNAGTPSTSGGYGPMHLTDARHVAALPVGGHHDAGTEDPRGDESRPTLAPAPRPADDPAPPAAALQTVDAAAALTGAAPDALRTDADVNIRGGAALLASYQRELGAPVGAGTDPATWYGAVARYAGADSADAAAAFADEVFTTIGTGESRVTDDGQRITLPARAIRPERSWLDRLGLRRLARPDGLECPSTISCEWIPAPYAAFGDGDYGNHDLSDRPDRQKIEYIVIHDTEASWATTLKLVQDPTYVSWHYSLRSVDGHVAQHVKTKDVAWHAGNWYVNAKSVGLEHEGFAAQGTWYTEAMYRTSAKLVRHLALRLGIPLDRQHIIGHDNVPGTTAATVRGMHWDTGPYWDWTHYFELLHAPRLDTGTPATGLVRIDPDFATNQPAFIGCVTAGVPCAPRGSSAVVLRSAPSADAPLVNDIALRPEGTPNTMEVSDHGARASAGQTYALAGREGDWTAIWYLGQRAWFHNPASAPTASWTVGLVATPKPGRATIPVYGRAYPEQAAYPAGVPYQAISPLQYTLAAGQRYAVGAVLAGEYYRASTVDGSSPGDWTVIRGKNRYAQIQFGHRIMYVDLADVQLLPSPLGAPR; encoded by the coding sequence ATGCACCATCCAACCCTGTCCGCCTGCCGGCGCACACTGCTCGCCGCCGCCGTGGTCGCCGCCGCGACCGCGGTACCGCTACCCGCCAGCGCGGCCGCCGCACCCACCGCCGACCGCCAGCAGCAGTACGCCGCCGCAGCGGCCGAATACGGCGTACCGACCGACGTGCTGCTCGGCGTCTCCTACCTGGAGTCCCGCTGGGACAGCAACGCCGGCACACCGAGCACCAGCGGCGGCTACGGCCCGATGCACCTGACTGACGCCCGACATGTGGCGGCTCTGCCGGTCGGCGGCCACCACGACGCCGGCACCGAGGACCCGCGCGGCGACGAATCCCGCCCCACGCTCGCACCCGCTCCCCGGCCGGCCGACGACCCCGCGCCGCCCGCCGCCGCGTTGCAGACCGTGGACGCCGCCGCGGCACTGACCGGTGCCGCTCCCGACGCACTACGCACCGACGCCGACGTCAACATCCGAGGCGGGGCGGCGCTGCTGGCCTCGTACCAGCGGGAGTTGGGCGCCCCCGTCGGTGCCGGCACCGACCCGGCCACCTGGTACGGCGCGGTGGCCCGCTACGCCGGCGCGGACAGTGCCGACGCCGCGGCGGCCTTCGCCGACGAGGTCTTCACCACCATCGGCACCGGCGAGTCGCGGGTGACCGACGACGGCCAGCGGATCACGCTGCCGGCCCGGGCGATCCGGCCCGAGCGTTCCTGGCTGGACCGGCTGGGCCTGCGCCGCCTCGCCCGCCCGGACGGGCTGGAGTGCCCCAGCACCATTTCCTGCGAATGGATTCCGGCGCCCTACGCGGCGTTCGGCGACGGGGACTACGGCAACCACGACCTCTCCGACCGGCCCGACCGGCAGAAGATCGAGTACATCGTCATCCACGACACCGAGGCGAGCTGGGCCACCACCCTGAAGCTCGTCCAGGACCCGACCTACGTGAGCTGGCACTACTCGCTGCGTTCCGTGGACGGGCACGTCGCCCAGCACGTGAAGACCAAGGACGTCGCCTGGCACGCCGGCAACTGGTACGTCAACGCCAAGTCGGTCGGGCTGGAGCACGAGGGCTTCGCGGCGCAGGGCACCTGGTACACCGAGGCGATGTATCGGACCTCGGCGAAGCTGGTCCGGCACCTCGCGCTGCGGCTGGGCATTCCGCTGGACCGCCAGCACATCATCGGCCACGACAACGTGCCCGGCACCACCGCAGCGACCGTACGCGGGATGCACTGGGACACCGGCCCGTACTGGGACTGGACGCACTACTTCGAGCTGCTGCACGCGCCACGGTTGGACACCGGCACCCCGGCCACCGGTCTGGTCCGGATCGACCCGGACTTCGCCACCAACCAGCCGGCGTTCATCGGCTGCGTCACCGCCGGTGTGCCCTGCGCGCCGCGCGGCTCGTCGGCGGTGGTGCTGCGCTCCGCACCGTCCGCGGACGCGCCACTGGTCAACGACATCGCGCTGCGCCCCGAAGGCACCCCGAACACGATGGAGGTGTCGGATCACGGCGCCCGGGCCTCCGCCGGCCAGACGTACGCGCTCGCCGGCCGCGAGGGTGACTGGACGGCCATCTGGTATCTCGGGCAGCGGGCGTGGTTCCACAACCCGGCGTCCGCGCCGACCGCCAGTTGGACCGTCGGCCTGGTGGCCACCCCGAAGCCGGGACGGGCCACCATCCCGGTGTACGGGCGGGCGTACCCGGAGCAGGCGGCCTACCCGGCCGGCGTGCCCTACCAGGCGATCTCGCCGCTGCAGTACACCCTGGCCGCCGGGCAGCGGTACGCCGTCGGCGCGGTGCTGGCCGGCGAGTACTACCGGGCCAGCACGGTCGACGGCTCCTCGCCCGGCGACTGGACGGTGATCCGCGGCAAGAACCGGTACGCGCAGATCCAGTTCGGCCACCGCATCATGTACGTCGACCTGGCCGACGTGCAGTTGCTGCCGTCCCCGCTGGGCGCGCCCCGCTGA
- a CDS encoding C40 family peptidase — MALHAPRPSSGRPASAGPTSIVPRPRSSRFTTALAALIGVAVVLTGSATAAHADPSVAEIERQIDADWNKLEPIIEQHNATRADLAAKRKQADAVAARIAPLERQVDAAMNKVSALAVRAYKGENVATVNAVLGSRSPGEVVGQLEMLDRFAHNQQQDVREVADLRDDLAAQKAPLDEMVAQLTRTEAQLAAKKKQINDEIDKLQKLRLKVYGSGGGGPLRPAPCPGSYPGGAAGTAVKFACAQIGKPYVWGAEGPNSYDCSGLMLAAWAKAGVSLPHNAAAQSRATKDVSRANLRPGDLVFYYSDIHHVGMYVGGGWVVHASQAGQPVKMKKVDDGPIHSYGRPG, encoded by the coding sequence GTGGCACTCCATGCCCCGCGGCCGTCGTCCGGGCGGCCGGCATCAGCCGGCCCGACGTCGATCGTGCCGCGCCCACGCAGTTCCCGCTTCACCACCGCTCTCGCCGCACTGATCGGCGTCGCCGTCGTCCTGACGGGCAGCGCCACAGCGGCCCACGCCGACCCGAGCGTCGCCGAGATCGAGCGCCAGATCGACGCCGACTGGAACAAGCTCGAACCGATCATCGAGCAGCACAACGCCACCCGGGCCGACCTCGCCGCGAAGCGCAAGCAGGCCGACGCGGTGGCCGCCCGGATCGCCCCGCTGGAGCGTCAGGTCGACGCCGCGATGAACAAGGTCAGCGCCCTGGCCGTGCGCGCGTACAAGGGCGAGAACGTCGCGACCGTCAATGCGGTGCTGGGCAGCCGGTCACCCGGCGAGGTTGTTGGCCAGCTCGAGATGCTCGACCGCTTCGCGCACAACCAGCAGCAGGACGTGCGCGAGGTGGCGGATCTGCGCGACGATCTGGCCGCGCAGAAGGCGCCACTCGACGAGATGGTGGCCCAGCTGACCCGCACCGAGGCCCAGTTGGCTGCGAAGAAGAAGCAGATCAACGATGAGATCGACAAGCTGCAGAAGCTGCGTCTCAAGGTGTACGGCAGTGGTGGCGGCGGCCCGTTGCGTCCGGCGCCGTGCCCGGGCAGCTATCCCGGCGGTGCCGCGGGCACGGCGGTCAAGTTCGCCTGCGCCCAGATCGGCAAGCCCTACGTCTGGGGTGCCGAGGGTCCGAACTCGTACGACTGCTCCGGTCTGATGCTGGCGGCCTGGGCGAAGGCCGGCGTGTCGCTGCCACACAATGCCGCCGCGCAGAGCCGCGCCACCAAGGATGTCAGCAGGGCCAACCTGCGCCCCGGCGATCTGGTCTTCTACTACAGCGACATCCACCACGTCGGCATGTACGTCGGCGGCGGCTGGGTGGTGCACGCCTCGCAGGCCGGTCAACCGGTCAAGATGAAGAAGGTCGACGACGGCCCGATCCACAGCTATGGCCGCCCAGGCTGA
- the dcd gene encoding dCTP deaminase — MLLSDRDLVSEIKAGTLGLEPFEPTLVQPSSIDVRLDRLFRVFNNHLYTHIDPAMQQDDLTSAVEVPDGEPFVLHPGEFVLASTLEVISLGDQLAGRLEGKSSLGRLGLLTHSTAGFIDPGFSGHVTLELSNVANLPITLWPGMKIGQLCIFRLSSPAEHPYGSVVYGSRYQGQRGPTPSRAWQHWRTWPTR, encoded by the coding sequence ATGCTGCTCTCCGACCGCGACCTGGTCTCCGAGATCAAGGCCGGCACGCTGGGCCTGGAGCCGTTCGAGCCCACCCTGGTTCAACCTTCCAGCATCGACGTGCGGCTCGACCGGTTGTTCCGGGTCTTCAACAACCACCTCTACACACACATCGACCCGGCGATGCAGCAGGACGACCTGACCTCGGCGGTCGAGGTGCCCGACGGCGAGCCGTTCGTGCTGCACCCGGGGGAGTTCGTGCTCGCCTCGACGCTGGAGGTCATCTCGCTCGGTGACCAGCTCGCCGGCCGGCTGGAGGGGAAGAGCTCGCTGGGTCGCCTCGGGCTGCTCACGCACTCGACCGCCGGCTTCATCGACCCGGGTTTCTCCGGTCACGTGACGCTGGAGCTGTCCAACGTGGCTAACCTGCCGATCACCCTCTGGCCGGGCATGAAGATCGGGCAGCTCTGCATCTTCCGGCTGTCCTCGCCGGCCGAGCACCCGTACGGCTCGGTGGTCTACGGCTCGCGGTACCAGGGCCAGCGAGGGCCGACGCCGAGCCGCGCCTGGCAGCACTGGCGCACCTGGCCCACCCGCTGA
- a CDS encoding pyridoxamine 5'-phosphate oxidase family protein codes for MASWSEFAADEPRLADGIRVLLQQYGPGFGYLATVRADGGPRVHPVSPVITDEGLFCFIIDSPKRRDLERDGRYALHSFPPEESDDEAYVAGRARPVTDPARVARLAQGARAEPQVDWLLFEFTVDVAMLTRREQHIAGVPGLTPGRPAVRVWLDPHAPSAATAPLAVPQARPTRLSRDVQCTAAA; via the coding sequence ATGGCTTCCTGGTCCGAATTCGCCGCCGACGAGCCCCGACTCGCCGACGGGATCCGCGTTCTCCTCCAGCAGTACGGGCCGGGCTTCGGCTACCTGGCTACGGTCCGCGCCGACGGCGGGCCCCGGGTCCATCCGGTCTCGCCGGTCATCACCGACGAGGGTCTGTTCTGCTTCATCATCGACTCCCCGAAGCGCCGTGACCTCGAACGCGACGGCCGATACGCGCTGCACTCGTTCCCCCCGGAGGAGAGCGACGACGAGGCGTACGTGGCCGGCCGTGCCCGTCCGGTCACCGATCCGGCGCGGGTGGCCCGCTTGGCGCAGGGCGCCCGCGCGGAGCCGCAGGTCGACTGGCTGTTGTTCGAGTTCACCGTCGACGTGGCGATGCTGACCCGCCGCGAGCAGCACATCGCCGGCGTCCCGGGCCTCACGCCGGGTCGGCCGGCCGTCCGGGTGTGGCTCGACCCGCACGCCCCGTCGGCGGCGACCGCTCCGCTCGCCGTACCGCAGGCGCGCCCGACCCGTCTCAGCCGCGACGTCCAGTGCACGGCCGCCGCCTGA
- a CDS encoding tyrosine-type recombinase/integrase, whose protein sequence is MRAVLKAAVGRIGQPHLHFHDLRHTGNTLAARTGASTRDLMARMGHDSSQAALIYQHATAEADRAIAQALHEAMRVHRKKAKKSADGSGKAKDKPGKKSGDKKGKKRAANPDGAGDDRG, encoded by the coding sequence TTGCGGGCCGTCTTGAAGGCGGCCGTCGGGCGGATCGGGCAACCGCATCTGCACTTCCACGATCTGCGACACACCGGTAACACTCTCGCCGCGCGGACCGGGGCGAGCACCCGCGACCTGATGGCGCGGATGGGGCACGACTCATCCCAGGCCGCGTTGATCTACCAGCACGCCACGGCTGAGGCGGATCGGGCCATCGCTCAGGCGCTGCACGAGGCAATGCGGGTCCACCGGAAGAAGGCCAAGAAGTCGGCCGACGGCTCGGGCAAAGCCAAGGACAAGCCCGGCAAGAAGTCGGGCGACAAGAAGGGCAAGAAGCGGGCAGCGAACCCGGACGGGGCCGGGGATGACCGGGGCTAA
- a CDS encoding carboxypeptidase-like regulatory domain-containing protein — protein sequence MTTRLRARWARAAALIALTGGTLAVSAAPVAGAPAPISILSVSAENVNPGDKVRVQIRVTNNGSGAETAIVVVSGGLQCTTGCRAEPNLKPGQSQDFQATVVAPQVNAGETLGLNISVAVRLGGQNSFAYKMVYIHGPGTSQPGPGTSQPGADKPSSEVGGVSGQVRDTNGKAIGGVALTVRDSAGHEHRTTSDRSGRFSIKSGAGKTIAEGRITVVAALDGYRTTRTTVQGSAGDTASVRLTLAAVAAPAKTPPSPTATAAADEAPEPETSVAAAAPPALEAVSDDGSGSLPFILGGLLVAAGLGALALMANRRRNTPDKPAPHAATQLTVPAGAGMSDAPTAVLHTMPPADGFPGPYSGPPQGGIQQLSHDPYGGPAR from the coding sequence GTGACGACGCGCCTACGTGCCCGATGGGCCCGGGCCGCCGCATTGATCGCGCTGACCGGGGGGACGCTCGCGGTGTCCGCGGCACCCGTGGCGGGCGCCCCGGCACCCATCAGCATCCTGAGCGTGTCGGCGGAAAACGTGAATCCCGGCGACAAGGTTCGCGTTCAGATCCGCGTCACGAACAACGGGAGCGGGGCCGAAACGGCCATCGTGGTGGTCAGTGGCGGCCTGCAATGCACCACCGGCTGCCGGGCGGAGCCGAACCTCAAACCCGGCCAGAGCCAGGACTTCCAGGCCACCGTCGTCGCGCCCCAGGTGAACGCGGGCGAGACCCTCGGTCTCAACATCTCGGTCGCCGTACGGCTCGGCGGGCAGAACAGCTTCGCCTACAAGATGGTCTACATTCACGGCCCAGGCACGTCGCAACCCGGCCCAGGCACGTCGCAACCCGGTGCGGACAAGCCGTCGTCCGAGGTGGGCGGGGTGTCCGGCCAGGTCCGCGACACCAACGGCAAGGCGATCGGCGGCGTGGCCCTGACCGTCCGGGACAGCGCCGGGCACGAACACCGTACAACGAGCGACCGGAGCGGTCGGTTCTCGATCAAGTCGGGCGCCGGCAAGACGATCGCCGAGGGCCGGATCACGGTCGTCGCGGCCCTGGACGGCTATCGCACCACCCGCACGACCGTACAGGGCTCCGCCGGTGATACCGCGAGCGTGCGGCTGACCTTGGCCGCCGTGGCCGCGCCCGCCAAGACCCCGCCGTCGCCCACCGCAACGGCGGCAGCGGACGAGGCTCCCGAGCCGGAGACCAGCGTAGCCGCGGCGGCACCCCCCGCCCTCGAAGCTGTCAGCGACGACGGCAGCGGTTCGCTGCCGTTCATCCTGGGTGGCCTGCTGGTCGCCGCCGGCCTGGGCGCACTGGCTCTGATGGCGAACCGCCGCCGGAACACGCCGGACAAGCCGGCTCCGCACGCGGCGACTCAGCTGACGGTGCCGGCCGGAGCGGGCATGAGCGACGCACCGACCGCGGTGCTGCACACGATGCCGCCGGCCGACGGGTTCCCCGGCCCGTACAGCGGGCCCCCGCAGGGCGGCATCCAGCAGCTCAGCCACGACCCATACGGCGGGCCGGCCCGCTAA
- a CDS encoding AraC family transcriptional regulator encodes MASDQLSEVLDLVEVRGLLTGGLAARGRWVSRAPVQDLLKFFAMVSGSARLTTDGVGGSIDLEPGDIAIVNNRSWLEVEGGTGDGPPRVIVPEETDPHAGLAGADRHTDDVVIGVRVDLNQAGRTLLLQALPPVAHVRASAAAASSLRTTLDRLFDEVTGGRLGSAFAIRQHGQLLLLEVLRAYVDQAELPPGWLRALTDERLRPAITLMHTEPGKPWGLQELARAAAMSRTSFADRFRTVAGMPPVTYLNRWRMLLAQRALRDSDVRVGSLASHLGYASESAFSTAFKREVGVSPLRYRYRVREEQGNVTVVV; translated from the coding sequence ATGGCGAGCGATCAGTTGTCCGAGGTGTTGGACCTCGTCGAGGTGCGCGGGCTCCTGACCGGCGGGTTGGCAGCGAGGGGCCGGTGGGTGTCGCGCGCGCCGGTGCAGGATCTCCTGAAGTTCTTCGCGATGGTGAGCGGTAGCGCCCGGCTGACCACCGACGGCGTCGGCGGTTCGATCGACCTCGAGCCGGGCGACATTGCGATCGTGAACAACCGGTCGTGGCTGGAGGTCGAAGGCGGCACCGGTGACGGTCCGCCCCGCGTAATCGTCCCGGAGGAGACCGACCCCCACGCCGGCCTCGCCGGTGCCGACCGTCACACCGACGACGTCGTCATCGGTGTACGCGTGGACCTGAACCAGGCTGGTCGGACACTGCTGCTGCAGGCGCTCCCTCCGGTGGCGCACGTGCGGGCATCGGCCGCAGCGGCCAGCAGCCTGCGTACAACCCTCGACCGCCTGTTCGACGAGGTGACGGGCGGTCGGCTCGGCTCGGCGTTCGCGATCCGGCAGCATGGCCAGCTCCTTCTGCTGGAGGTGCTGCGCGCCTACGTCGACCAAGCCGAGCTGCCTCCAGGCTGGCTACGGGCGCTGACCGACGAACGGCTGCGCCCGGCGATCACCCTCATGCACACCGAACCCGGAAAACCCTGGGGCCTGCAGGAGCTGGCGCGTGCCGCGGCGATGTCGCGCACGTCGTTCGCCGACCGCTTCCGGACCGTTGCGGGGATGCCGCCGGTCACCTATCTCAACCGGTGGCGGATGCTGCTCGCGCAACGCGCCCTCCGCGACAGCGACGTCCGCGTCGGGTCGCTTGCCTCCCACCTGGGATACGCGTCCGAGAGCGCCTTCAGCACTGCGTTCAAGCGCGAGGTGGGCGTGTCACCACTGCGCTACCGGTACAGGGTGCGCGAGGAGCAGGGGAACGTGACAGTCGTCGTCTGA
- a CDS encoding SDR family NAD(P)-dependent oxidoreductase: MTQNMTHRQHPIGSGFTAASTADEVLAGIELSGINVVITGGHQGLGLEATRALSKAGASVTVATRNPSRAAARLTGIERVDTGRLDLLDPGSIDAFVAQYRDSGRPLHILINNAGIMGGPLVRDARGYESQFATNHLGHFQLTHGLLPALRAANGARVVNLTSGGHRVSDIRWDDPHFTSGYDRMGMLGYGQSKTANVLFAVELDRRWAADGIRGYAVHPGIIYGTNLGPHIAEGMARTDTLSDEQLRAMGLIDESGQPVIDPDREHKTPQQGSSTSVFAATSPLLADIGGVYLKDNDISPLDENPQAITFGSGKLPPATVVPHAIDPQSAQRLWDLSEELLKA, from the coding sequence ATGACACAGAACATGACCCACAGGCAGCACCCCATCGGATCCGGCTTCACCGCGGCGTCGACGGCCGACGAGGTGCTCGCGGGGATCGAGCTGTCCGGCATCAACGTCGTCATCACCGGCGGCCACCAGGGACTCGGCCTGGAGGCGACCCGGGCGCTGAGCAAGGCGGGCGCATCCGTGACGGTGGCTACGCGTAACCCAAGCCGGGCGGCAGCCAGGTTGACGGGCATCGAGCGCGTCGACACCGGCCGGCTCGACCTTCTCGACCCAGGCTCGATCGACGCCTTTGTTGCCCAGTACCGCGACTCAGGGCGCCCGCTGCACATCCTGATCAACAACGCGGGCATCATGGGTGGTCCCCTGGTTCGGGACGCCCGCGGGTACGAATCGCAGTTCGCCACCAACCACCTCGGACACTTCCAGCTGACCCACGGTCTGCTGCCCGCCCTGCGGGCCGCGAACGGTGCCCGGGTGGTCAACCTCACCTCCGGGGGGCACCGTGTGTCTGACATCCGCTGGGACGACCCGCACTTCACCAGTGGGTACGACCGCATGGGGATGCTCGGATACGGTCAGTCGAAGACTGCCAACGTGCTGTTCGCCGTCGAGCTGGACCGCCGATGGGCCGCAGACGGAATCCGGGGCTACGCCGTGCACCCGGGCATCATCTACGGCACGAATCTGGGTCCCCACATCGCCGAGGGGATGGCGCGCACGGACACGTTGAGCGACGAGCAGCTGCGGGCGATGGGGCTGATCGACGAGTCGGGCCAGCCGGTCATCGACCCCGACCGCGAGCACAAGACGCCGCAACAGGGCTCCAGCACCAGCGTCTTCGCCGCGACCAGCCCGCTGCTGGCCGACATCGGCGGCGTCTACCTGAAGGACAACGACATCTCACCACTGGACGAGAACCCACAGGCCATCACCTTCGGCTCCGGGAAGCT